A stretch of Henckelia pumila isolate YLH828 chromosome 4, ASM3356847v2, whole genome shotgun sequence DNA encodes these proteins:
- the LOC140861974 gene encoding uncharacterized protein — protein MLMEYQRARRELLCAKPVEPLLSPYSWSLPPPGKLQLDVDVSFDDNNNVSGIGGIVRDPERQPVVAYGKKLVMSGSVVLGELLSIKAGMEFLREKDLHQVLIVSHSLLAVQAVTSPKEDLSYVGLCVANIKKSITELGNISLFHARRSANEVAHSLTKFSWSSPTPFCWVFGNFSSWLIKLVNSDLISIK, from the coding sequence ATGTTGATGGAATATCAAAGAGCTCGGCGTGAACTCTTGTGTGCTAAACCTGTAGAGCCTTTACTTTCTCCCTACTCCTGGTCTTTGCCGCCCCCTGGGAAGCTTCAGTTAGATGTGGATGTGAGTTTTGATGACAACAATAATGTGAGCGGGATTGGAGGGATTGTGAGGGATCCGGAGAGACAACCTGTGGTGGCATATGGAAAAAAGCTGGTGATGTCGGGTTCTGTTGTTCTAGGTGAGCTATTATCTATAAAAGCTGGAATGGAGTTTTTGAGAGAGAAAGACCTTCACCAAGTTTTAATAGTTTCGCATTCTCTCTTGGCAGTGCAAGCAGTTACATCGCCAAAAGAAGATCTTAGTTATGTGGGTCTGTGTGTTGCGAATATTAAAAAGAGTATTACAGAGCTTGGAAATATTTCTTTATTCCACGCGAGGAGATCGGCTAATGAAGTAGCCCACTCTTTAACTAAATTTTCTTGGTCATCCCCTACACCTTTTTGTTGGGTGTTTGGAAATTTTTCTAGTTGGTTGATAAAGCTTGTAAATTCAGATCTTATCAGTATTAAATAA